The following are encoded in a window of Oncorhynchus mykiss isolate Arlee chromosome 11, USDA_OmykA_1.1, whole genome shotgun sequence genomic DNA:
- the LOC110535005 gene encoding nucleolar MIF4G domain-containing protein 1-like: MMALKNNDMRKVPVHDPEPVERLQKLQRTLIHQSSGASDVKLRVSFESLLAAEQVGRWWIVGSSWSRAPMIGDQGNMTSKQTTAEGKFSLKILDLAWKRRMNRPKEKSLLRHQDQRGLPGCLLRSWISGIPKLGMLWEGLKLFISHFLLKIAQPQGPAEQTGLLSEQAEVTPEAKETKLKL; the protein is encoded by the exons ATGATGGCTCTGAAGAACAACGATATGAGGAAGGTCCCAGTCCATGACCCAGAGCCTGTTGAGAGACTGCAAAAGCTACAGAGAACTCTG ATCCACCAGAGTTCAGGGGCCAGTGATGTGAAGCTGAGGGTCTCTTTCGAGAGCCTCTTGGCTGCAGAGCAGGTGGGCCGCTGGTGGATCGTGGGCTCATCGTGGAGCAGAGCACCCATGATAGGTGACCAGGGCAACATGACATCAAAACAGACAACTGCAGAAGGAAAG TTCAGCTTAAAGATCTTAGACCTGGCCTGGAAACGGAGAATGAACAGACCTAAGGAGAAATCTCTTCTGCGTCATCAGGACCAGCGAGGATTACCTGGATGCCTTTTGAGAAGCTG GATTTCGGGAATTCCCAAGCTAGGAATGCTGTGGGAGGGCttgaagctgttcatcagtcacTTCCTACTGAAGATTGCCCAGCCCCAGGGACCAGCTGAGCAAACAGGCCTTCTGTCAGAGCAAGCCGAGGTCACCCCCGAGGCCAAAGAAACCAAACTCaaactgtaa